Genomic window (Sulfurimonas sp.):
TGTTATAGTATATCTCGAAAATAAAACTATAACATCAATAAAAACAATAAACTCTGCTGATGAGTTAAAAAATATTATTCAAACAAACTAGCAAATTGAGGCATCTAGCCTCAATTTAAACTCTTTTTTTTTACTTTCCTATTTATTCCCTATTAAACTTATATATTTACTTGACATTAAAATAAAATTACCCTATTATTGCACTTAAGATTTAATCTATACTAAATCGATAGATAAACAAATTTGGAGTATTAGATGCATGAAAAGCCTTTTAGAAGTATTGTCAAGACTATCTCATGGAGAGCACTTGGAACAATAGACACTATGGTTATTTCTTACTTTATAACAGGTAATCTTAAAATGGCTGCATCTATTGGAGCGATTGAGCTTTTTACAAAAATGTTTCTTTACTATTTTCATGAAAGAGCTTGGAGTAAGTCATCTTTTGGCTTAATTAAAACTCCTCAAGACTACCAAATATAGGAAAATAAAATGGACACAACTAACTTAAATGAAAGATTTAAAAACTTATCACCTCAAGAGGTTTTAGAGTATTTTTTAAAAAAATACGGAACTAAAGCAGCATTATCAAGTAGTTTTGGTGCTGAAGACCAAGTTATAACAGATATGTTGCTTAAACTTGATAAAAAGGCAAATATATTTACACTAGATACTGGAAGACTTCATCCACAAACATATAGTGTGATGGATGCTACAAACCTAAAATATGGTGTAAAAGTTAATGTTTTTTTTCCTAAAACTGATGAAGTTCAAAAACTATACCAAGAACAAGGGGTAAATGGTTTTTATGAATCTATTGAAAATAGAAAGACATGTTGTTTTGTTAGAAAGATAGAGCCTCTTCAAAGAGCTTTAGGAGAATTATCTATTTGGATAACGGGACTTAGAGCTACTCAGAGTGTAACAAGAGAAGAACTTAAGGTTATTGAGTTTGATAAAGTAAACAAGGTTATAAAAGTAAATCCTCTACTTATGTGGAGTGAAGAAGATGTATGGTCATACATAAAAGAAAACAAAGTTCCATACAACTCACTTCATGACGAGGGCTTTCCAAGTATTGGTTGTGCTCCTTGTACAAGAGCCATTAAAGATGGAGATGATGTAAGAAGCGGTAGATGGTGGTGGGAAAACCCAGAGCATAAAGAGTGTGGACTGCACACAAAATAATAAGGAGAAAAAAATGATAAGCACCGAACGATTAACACATTTAAAACAACTAGAAGCTGAGTCTATGCACATCATGAGAGAAGTTATAGCAGAGTTTGAAAACCCTGCAATGCTTTACTCTGTTGGTAAAGATTCTGCAGTTATGTTGCACTTAGCTCAAAAAGCTTTTTTTCCTGCAAAATTACCATTTCCCCTACTTCATGTAGATACTAGATGGAAATTTAAAGAGATGATAGCTTTTCGTGATGAGATGGCTAAAAAACTCGGGTTTGAACTTTTAGTTCATACAAATCCAGATGGTATAGAACAAGATATAGGACCATTTACTCATGGTAGTGCAGTTCATACTGATATTATGAAAACACAAGGTTTAAAACAAGCACTTAACAAGTATAAGTTTGACGCTGTTTTTGGTGGAGCAAGAAGAGATGAAGAAAAATCTCGTGCAAAAGAGAGAATCTATTCTTTTCGTGATGAAAAACATAGATGGGATCCAAAAAATCAAAGACCAGAACTTTGGAATATATACAATTCAAGAGTAAAAAAAGGTGAAAGTATTCGAGTATTTCCACTTTCAAACTGGACGGAACTTGATATTTGGCAATATATTTATCTTGAAGGGATTCCTATTGTTCCTCTTTACTTAGCTAAAAAAAGACCAGTTGTCGTGAGAGATGGTGTCAAAATTTTAGTTGATGATGATAGATTACCATTAAAAGAAGGTGAAGTACCAACTATGGAGAGTGTAAGATTTAGAACACTTGGTTGTTACCCTCTAACTGGTGCCGTAGAGTCAGAGGCAACAACACTTCCTGAAATCATTCAAGAGATGCTACTAACAAAAACAAGTGAGCGTCAAGGTAGAGTCATAGATAATGACTCTGCAGGCTCAATGGAAAAGAAAAAAATAGAGGGATACTTTTAAGATGTCAATATTAGATAAAAAAATAGCTGATGATATACAGAGTTATTTAAAAGAACATGAAAACAAACAGCTACTAAGATTTATAACTTGTGGTAGTGTTGATGATGGAAAAAGCACTCTTATTGGAAGACTTTTACATGATTCTAAGATGATTTTTGAAGATCAACTTGCAGCTATTAAAAATGATAGTAAAAAAAGTGGTACTACTGGAGAAAAGTTTGACTTATCTCTTTTAGTAGATGGGTTACAAAGTGAAAGAGAGCAAGGGATAACTATTGATGTTGCTTACAGATACTTTGCAACTGATAAAAGAAAGTTTATCATTGCAGATACTCCCGGACATGAGCAGTACACTAGAAATATGGCGACAGGTGCTTCAACAGCAGACTTAGCGATAATACTAATAGATGCTAGATATGGAGTTCAAACACAGACAAAAAGACACTCTTTTATAACAAAAATGTTAGGTATTAAGCACTTAATCATTGCAGTTAATAAAATGGACTTAGTTGATTTTTCACAGCAAAGATACGAAGAGATTACTGCTGAGTATTTAGATTTTGCTAAAGAGTTAGGATTAACTTCTGACCTTACTTTTATACCGCTATCTGCACTAGATGGAGACAATGTTGTAAATAGAAGTTCTAAATCACCTTGGTATAAGGGTGAGACTTTGATGAATACAATAGAGAACATTGAAATTTCATCAGACAGAGATTTAACTCACTTTAGAATGCCTGTTCAGTATGTAAATAGACCAAACCTTGATTTTAGAGGTTTTTGTGGGACTATTTCAGCAGGAATCATAAGTGTTGGAGATTCTATAACTGTTTTACCTTCTGGTAAAAGTTCAACTGTTAAAGAGATTGTAACTTACGATGGAAATTTAGAACATGCTTATGCTCAGCAGGCTATTACTATTACTCTAAATGATGAGATAGATATTTCTCGTGGAGATATTTTAGTAAAAAGTGATGAACAACCTGATATAGCGAGTGACTTTGATGTAAACATAGTTTGGATGGATGAGCAACCTTTAACTAAAGGCAAGCAATACTTTATAAAAAGAGCTTCAACTGTAACAACAGGGACTATAGAATCTTTTTATCATAAAACTGATGTAAATACACTGGAGCAACAAAGTGCAAACCTACTCAACTTAAATGAGATTGGTCATGCAAAACTATCTTTAAATCAAAAGATAGCCTTTGATGCGTATGACCATATAAAAGCGATGGGTTCTTTTATCATCATAGATAGAATCACAAACAATACAGTTGGTGCTGGAATGATTATTAAAAAGTCTGATACTAACACTAAGGCATCTATACATGAGCATTCAGAGTTTGAAGTTGAATTTAACGCTCTTGTTAGAAAGCACTTTCCTCACTGGGAAGCTAAAGAAATTTTGTAGGAAATGAAATGACAAAAATTATGAAAAAAGAGAACCCTGCACAAAGAGTTGAGCGCATAAAAAAAGAAAAAAGTGGGATAGATGTACTTAAAGATATACATGAATATGCCATACATAACAAAGAGATAGACCCAGAAGATATAGATAGGTTTAAGTGGTATGGACTCTATACTCAAAATAAAAACTTACAAGCTGATGATGATGAGACTCTGTACTTTATGTTAAGAGTAAAACTTGTTCTTGGTTCTATAAACATAGAACAGATGCGAGTTTTAGCTGATATTTCAAAAGAGTTTGCGAGAGAAACTGCAAACATTACAACTAGACAAGCTGTACAGTTTCACTTTATACAAGTTCGCGATTTACCTGAAATATTTTTCAGATTAAAAAGTGTTGGACTTAGCACACTTTTTGCAGCAGGTGATGTTCCTAGAAATATCACTACTTGTCCAGTTTCTAGCATCGATAAGAGTGAGATTTATGATGTTAGTGCATTGGCGTTAGAGTTAAATGCATATCTTGATGGAAATAAAGAGTTAGTTAATCTTCCTAGAAAATATAAGGTTGGAATAAGTGGCTGTTCTAAACACTGTATGGGACATGAGATACAAGACTTGTCTTTTACAGCAGTAAAAAGTGCAAATGGTGAAGTTCTTTTTGATGTAAGTGTTGGTGGAGGTTTAGCATCTGCTAAACAGTTTGCTTTGCATCTAGGCTATGTAAAAGATAAACAAATTTTAGATGTTTTAAAAGCTGTTAGCATTATTTATAGAGATGAAGGACTTAGAGAGAGTAGAAGAAAAGCTAGACTTGGTCATCTTATAAATAAATGGGGGATTCATAAGTTTAAAGATGAAGTGCAAAGAAGTCTTGGTTTTAACTTTATAAGTGATTTGATTGGGGAATATACTCCATACAGCAAGAGAGAACATTTTGGCATCCATGAATCTAAGCAAGATGGCAAGTCATATATCGGTTGTGCTGTAAACGGTGGTTTTATTGGTTCTCTTGGACTTTCTTCTTTAGCTGATGTTTTACAAAAGCATGGAGCAACAACTATTAGAACAACAACTACACAAAATATTGTAATAGTTGATGCACCAAGTGAAAATGCAGAGGATTTAGCAAAAGAGTTACTAGACATAAACATAGATGCTAATCCAAACCCATTTAAAGCAAGAACCCTATCTTGTACTGGTTCAAAGTATTGTAAATTTGGAGTGACTGAAACAAAAGATAAGGCTATTGAACTTGCAGAGTATTTAAATAGCGAGTTTCCTGACTTTAACGAGAAAGTATCTCTATCTTTAAACGGTTGTCCAAATTCGTGTGGGCATCCAGACATTGTAGATATCGGTCTAGTTGGAACGAAGTTTAAAAATAAAAATGGAGAAACTATCACAGGATTCGAGTTAGTTTTAGGTGGGAACTTAGAGGGAAATAAATCAACATTAGGAAAGAAGATGAAGTTAAAAATTGCACCACAAGATGTAAATCATACAGTTGCAAATATAATTGATGCATATATAAAAAGTTCTAAAAAATATTTAGGATTGTTTTTAAAAGATTTAATAGAAGGAGATGAGTTCACAGTTTATTCCATAGTAAATCGATAGAGTTACTTGACATTATATTTTTAATTCGATATAATTTTTTCAGTTATTTAAAGATAAAGGTTTAGAAGTGGCAATAGTATCAACCAAAGGCATCTATGGTTTAACAGCGATGGTTATTTTAGCAAAAGAAAATGAACAGAAGTTATTACAAATCAAAGAGATTGCAAGTAAGGGCGATATACCGCAAAACTACCTCGAACAGATACTTGTTACTTTGAAAAAAAGTGGCATAGTTGAGAGTATTCGAGGTGCTAGTGGTGGATATAGACTATCTAAAAATGCCAACAACATATCTGTTTTTGAAATTCTAAACTCATTAGAGAGTAGTTTCGCACAAACAGATACTAAAACTAAAAACTCTCTTCTTCAACCATTTTGGGATGATTCTCAAAAAAAATAGAAGAGATTTTTTTACTTACACTGAATGAACTAGATGAATTTTTACAAAAAAATTCTGAAAATTTCACATATTATATTTAAGGATTTAAAATGAATATTGCAAAAGATGTAACTGAGTTAATTGGAAATACGCCATTAGTTAAAATAAACAAACTATCAGACACAACAGGTGCTACAATCTTGGGTAAATGTGAATTTTTAAACCCATCTTCTTCTGTTAAAGATAGAATTGCCTTAGCCATGATAAATGCAGGTATAGAAAATGGAGATATAAAAGAAGGTACTCTAATCATAGAGCCAACAAGTGGAAATACAGGTATAGGACTAGCTACTGTATGTGCAGCGAAAGGTCTTAAACTTCTTTTAACGATGCCAGAATCTATGAGTCTTGAAAGACGACAACTACTTAGTGCTTTAGGAGCAAACTTAGACTTAACTCCAGCAGCAAAAGGTATGAAAGGCGCGATAGATAGAGCGACAGAGTTAAACGAAACTAAACAAAACACTTTTATGCCCCAACAGTTTAACAATCCAGCAAACCCTAAGATGCATAGAGAAACAACAGCTTTAGAGATTTTAAAAGATACTGATGGAAAAGTTGATATCTTAGTTGCAGCAGTTGGAACTGGTGGATCTATGACAGGTATTGGTGAAGTATTAAAAGAACATAATCCAGAGATTCAAGTTATTGCAGTTGAACCATCAACTTCACCTGTAATATCAGGAGAAAATCCTGGACCACATAAGATACAAGGTATAGGTGCAGGATTTATTCCAAGCATTTTAAATACAGAGATTATTGATGAAATTATA
Coding sequences:
- the cysK gene encoding cysteine synthase A, translated to MNIAKDVTELIGNTPLVKINKLSDTTGATILGKCEFLNPSSSVKDRIALAMINAGIENGDIKEGTLIIEPTSGNTGIGLATVCAAKGLKLLLTMPESMSLERRQLLSALGANLDLTPAAKGMKGAIDRATELNETKQNTFMPQQFNNPANPKMHRETTALEILKDTDGKVDILVAAVGTGGSMTGIGEVLKEHNPEIQVIAVEPSTSPVISGENPGPHKIQGIGAGFIPSILNTEIIDEIIKVDDDDAFSTSRELAKTDGLLVGISSGANIWAATQVASRAENKGKVIVTILCDTGERYLSTSLYS
- a CDS encoding DUF2061 domain-containing protein, with the translated sequence MHEKPFRSIVKTISWRALGTIDTMVISYFITGNLKMAASIGAIELFTKMFLYYFHERAWSKSSFGLIKTPQDYQI
- the cysD gene encoding sulfate adenylyltransferase subunit CysD, whose protein sequence is MISTERLTHLKQLEAESMHIMREVIAEFENPAMLYSVGKDSAVMLHLAQKAFFPAKLPFPLLHVDTRWKFKEMIAFRDEMAKKLGFELLVHTNPDGIEQDIGPFTHGSAVHTDIMKTQGLKQALNKYKFDAVFGGARRDEEKSRAKERIYSFRDEKHRWDPKNQRPELWNIYNSRVKKGESIRVFPLSNWTELDIWQYIYLEGIPIVPLYLAKKRPVVVRDGVKILVDDDRLPLKEGEVPTMESVRFRTLGCYPLTGAVESEATTLPEIIQEMLLTKTSERQGRVIDNDSAGSMEKKKIEGYF
- a CDS encoding nitrite/sulfite reductase, with the protein product MTKIMKKENPAQRVERIKKEKSGIDVLKDIHEYAIHNKEIDPEDIDRFKWYGLYTQNKNLQADDDETLYFMLRVKLVLGSINIEQMRVLADISKEFARETANITTRQAVQFHFIQVRDLPEIFFRLKSVGLSTLFAAGDVPRNITTCPVSSIDKSEIYDVSALALELNAYLDGNKELVNLPRKYKVGISGCSKHCMGHEIQDLSFTAVKSANGEVLFDVSVGGGLASAKQFALHLGYVKDKQILDVLKAVSIIYRDEGLRESRRKARLGHLINKWGIHKFKDEVQRSLGFNFISDLIGEYTPYSKREHFGIHESKQDGKSYIGCAVNGGFIGSLGLSSLADVLQKHGATTIRTTTTQNIVIVDAPSENAEDLAKELLDINIDANPNPFKARTLSCTGSKYCKFGVTETKDKAIELAEYLNSEFPDFNEKVSLSLNGCPNSCGHPDIVDIGLVGTKFKNKNGETITGFELVLGGNLEGNKSTLGKKMKLKIAPQDVNHTVANIIDAYIKSSKKYLGLFLKDLIEGDEFTVYSIVNR
- a CDS encoding Rrf2 family transcriptional regulator, producing the protein MAIVSTKGIYGLTAMVILAKENEQKLLQIKEIASKGDIPQNYLEQILVTLKKSGIVESIRGASGGYRLSKNANNISVFEILNSLESSFAQTDTKTKNSLLQPFWDDSQKK
- the cysN gene encoding sulfate adenylyltransferase subunit CysN, coding for MSILDKKIADDIQSYLKEHENKQLLRFITCGSVDDGKSTLIGRLLHDSKMIFEDQLAAIKNDSKKSGTTGEKFDLSLLVDGLQSEREQGITIDVAYRYFATDKRKFIIADTPGHEQYTRNMATGASTADLAIILIDARYGVQTQTKRHSFITKMLGIKHLIIAVNKMDLVDFSQQRYEEITAEYLDFAKELGLTSDLTFIPLSALDGDNVVNRSSKSPWYKGETLMNTIENIEISSDRDLTHFRMPVQYVNRPNLDFRGFCGTISAGIISVGDSITVLPSGKSSTVKEIVTYDGNLEHAYAQQAITITLNDEIDISRGDILVKSDEQPDIASDFDVNIVWMDEQPLTKGKQYFIKRASTVTTGTIESFYHKTDVNTLEQQSANLLNLNEIGHAKLSLNQKIAFDAYDHIKAMGSFIIIDRITNNTVGAGMIIKKSDTNTKASIHEHSEFEVEFNALVRKHFPHWEAKEIL
- a CDS encoding phosphoadenylyl-sulfate reductase, which gives rise to MDTTNLNERFKNLSPQEVLEYFLKKYGTKAALSSSFGAEDQVITDMLLKLDKKANIFTLDTGRLHPQTYSVMDATNLKYGVKVNVFFPKTDEVQKLYQEQGVNGFYESIENRKTCCFVRKIEPLQRALGELSIWITGLRATQSVTREELKVIEFDKVNKVIKVNPLLMWSEEDVWSYIKENKVPYNSLHDEGFPSIGCAPCTRAIKDGDDVRSGRWWWENPEHKECGLHTK